From Prochlorococcus marinus XMU1419, a single genomic window includes:
- a CDS encoding histidine phosphatase family protein encodes MTIRLFLIRHGLSSFNAKGLIQGRTDDSLLTDEGYEQARKAGKALSKINFDKIYSSPLLRAAETAKTITKTFNKEQDIVFDDNLLEVDLSEWSGLKINEIKNKFPEIYPIWKNDPENLILKRNNNKTYKPIQELFFQATNFVDDILKIYLDKDDVNILIVGHNAILRCLILLLIGKPKQGFRKIRLENASFSILNISKKDKSFKTQIECLNQTSHLNKNIPNQIGDSRIFLIRHGETNWNKEGRFQGQIDIPLNENGRDQARKTFKYLRNVSFNKAFSSSMNRPYETAQIILQNSKDLKIKKIDSLVEIGHGLWEGKLESEIREQWPALLKNWHDKPEEVIMPKGESIKDVSERSVEAFDKICLSQKDNDISLLVAHDAVNKTLICNILGINYSNIWLIKQGNGGITIIDLFKDPNKPPVISALNITTHLGGIIDSTASGAL; translated from the coding sequence ATGACTATACGATTATTTTTAATTAGACATGGACTAAGCAGTTTCAATGCCAAAGGATTAATTCAAGGAAGAACAGATGATTCATTATTGACTGATGAAGGTTACGAACAAGCCCGAAAAGCAGGAAAAGCATTATCAAAAATAAACTTCGATAAAATCTATTCCTCCCCTCTTTTAAGAGCGGCAGAGACTGCAAAAACAATTACAAAGACCTTCAATAAAGAACAAGATATTGTATTTGATGATAATTTGCTAGAGGTAGATCTTAGTGAATGGTCTGGTCTAAAAATTAATGAAATAAAAAATAAATTCCCAGAAATTTATCCTATATGGAAAAATGATCCAGAAAATCTAATCTTAAAAAGAAATAATAATAAAACTTATAAACCAATTCAAGAGTTATTTTTTCAAGCAACAAATTTTGTAGATGATATTTTAAAAATTTATCTAGACAAAGATGATGTAAATATTTTAATTGTGGGACACAATGCGATTCTCAGATGTTTAATCCTTTTGTTAATAGGAAAGCCTAAGCAAGGTTTTAGGAAAATAAGATTAGAAAATGCCTCTTTCTCGATACTAAATATTTCAAAGAAAGATAAATCTTTTAAGACCCAAATTGAATGCTTAAATCAAACTTCCCATCTGAATAAAAATATTCCAAATCAGATTGGAGATTCTAGAATATTTCTAATAAGGCATGGTGAAACAAACTGGAACAAAGAAGGTAGATTCCAAGGTCAAATTGATATCCCTTTAAATGAAAACGGTAGGGATCAAGCTAGAAAGACTTTTAAATATTTGAGAAATGTTTCTTTCAATAAGGCATTTTCAAGTTCAATGAATAGGCCTTATGAGACTGCACAAATAATCCTTCAAAATAGCAAAGATTTAAAAATAAAAAAAATAGATTCACTTGTAGAAATTGGTCACGGATTATGGGAGGGTAAACTCGAATCAGAAATCAGAGAACAGTGGCCTGCTTTACTAAAAAATTGGCATGATAAACCTGAAGAAGTAATAATGCCCAAAGGTGAATCTATCAAAGACGTATCTGAAAGGTCCGTAGAAGCTTTTGACAAAATTTGTTTATCTCAAAAAGATAATGATATAAGTCTTCTGGTTGCTCATGATGCAGTCAATAAAACTCTAATTTGTAATATCCTTGGGATTAATTATTCAAATATTTGGCTGATAAAACAAGGTAATGGCGGCATAACTATAATTGACCTTTTTAAGGATCCCAATAAACCTCCTGTAATTAGCGCTTTAAACATTACAACACATCTAGGAGGAATAATTGATTCAACTGCTTCTGGAGCACTTTAA
- a CDS encoding CPBP family intramembrane glutamic endopeptidase: MILKNISKSKLTLAFISVVITFFVWQQGLRDSLQRPSVSFDISQKEQEIAALSNQSIPENLKKFFIINDPVDQINKSLSEVSFDELTERNKLIRIITSQSNNSILYKNISKDFQNKNFKLLIDEIEKKSNNNSYKPNSHKFDLFKSDRFLYHLLSQKFDFDDSSLITKTFSRKMFLKLLAIRLIPLSTILLGSILALKILWDTISLKKFGWQEIKSLDLELIDMVLLIAGGFVVLGEVISPLFSISLVELFSKNISNELSQSLKIFFGYLFMAIPPLGIVYYQIKSLHGEFIFKKDYLQFNFLPIKYAIIQGIKGWLTVVPFVLLISLIMNSLIDNQHGSNPLLEIVLNNNNYLSFFLLFLTTTLLAPLFEEIIFRGVLLPTLSRVYGIISGIIISAFIFALAHLSLGEMPPLFVLGIGLGITRIASGSLFSSVIMHSLWNGLTFLNLFLLRT, from the coding sequence ATGATCCTTAAAAATATTTCTAAGTCAAAACTTACTTTAGCTTTCATTTCTGTTGTCATAACTTTTTTTGTATGGCAGCAAGGCTTAAGAGATAGTTTACAAAGACCATCTGTTTCATTTGATATAAGTCAAAAAGAGCAAGAAATTGCTGCATTATCTAACCAATCAATTCCTGAGAATCTTAAAAAATTTTTTATAATAAATGATCCTGTTGATCAAATAAATAAATCACTCTCTGAGGTCTCATTTGATGAACTAACAGAAAGAAATAAATTAATTAGAATAATTACTTCACAATCAAATAATTCTATACTTTATAAAAATATATCCAAAGATTTTCAAAATAAAAACTTTAAATTACTGATTGATGAGATAGAAAAAAAATCCAATAATAATTCATATAAACCAAATTCTCATAAATTTGATTTATTTAAAAGTGATAGATTTTTATATCATCTTTTAAGTCAGAAATTTGATTTTGACGATAGTTCATTAATAACAAAGACATTTTCAAGAAAAATGTTTTTAAAATTATTAGCCATCAGACTAATACCACTTTCAACAATTCTTCTTGGCTCAATTCTGGCTTTAAAAATATTATGGGATACTATATCTTTGAAAAAGTTTGGTTGGCAAGAAATTAAATCCTTAGATTTAGAATTAATAGATATGGTTTTATTAATTGCAGGTGGATTTGTTGTTTTAGGTGAAGTGATATCACCTTTGTTTTCTATCAGTTTAGTTGAACTTTTTTCTAAAAATATCTCTAATGAATTGTCTCAATCTTTGAAAATATTCTTTGGATATCTTTTTATGGCTATTCCACCATTAGGAATAGTTTACTACCAAATTAAATCTTTGCATGGAGAATTTATTTTTAAAAAGGATTATTTACAGTTCAATTTCTTGCCAATAAAATATGCAATTATTCAGGGAATTAAAGGTTGGTTAACAGTAGTTCCTTTTGTTTTATTGATTTCTCTAATTATGAATAGCCTGATTGATAATCAGCATGGTAGTAATCCTTTGCTGGAAATTGTTCTTAATAATAATAATTATTTATCATTTTTCCTATTATTTTTAACAACAACTCTTTTAGCTCCTTTATTTGAAGAGATAATATTTCGCGGTGTTTTACTACCAACTCTTTCAAGAGTTTATGGAATAATTTCGGGCATCATAATTTCAGCTTTTATCTTTGCATTAGCTCATTTAAGTTTAGGAGAAATGCCGCCATTATTTGTTTTAGGGATTGGATTAGGAATTACAAGAATTGCTTCAGGGAGTTTGTTCTCTTCAGTGATTATGCATTCTTTATGGAATGGATTGACTTTTTTAAATTTGTTCTTATTGAGGACATAA
- a CDS encoding peptidoglycan D,D-transpeptidase FtsI family protein yields MKKYKKIVSLIPLNQRRFKFLYIFSLLLIFCLFGRLVKLQVFNASDLQRKARLIQSSKTNSLKKRRSIVDRNNRLIAYDKPLYKLWAHPKYFNFPGDSINRLRSIEEVIEKLSPILDINYEILLGKFNNKMIGIKLLDKISEEKAEKIKNLQISGLDLFKYSQRYYPQGDIYSNLVGFVNDENIASAGLELHLDNQIKVFNKSNLIKRGGDGTPLPDNSAPGDFISDYKSLGLTIDSKLQKASFNALSKQVRKWNAKKGFAIVMDVNNGRILSLVSVPSYDPNKFWQYDSELFRGWYSQDLFEPGSTFKPINLALALEEKVIQKDGVVEDIGKINVGGWTLSNWDKKGNGYIDYPKVLQVSSNVGMVKIMQNLEPTIYWDLLKNLGINQNLETDLFESTAGQLKRKDLFVNQLIEPAVTSFGKGFSISPLKLVQLHAALANGGFEVTPHVTSTFKERFNKNPKKQFFSHEVSKTVLEWMESVVDKGSGSGAKIEGYRIAGKTGTSQKALNGSYTSKKVCSFVATLPVNDPKYTVLVVVDEPSKSYAYGSTVAVPVAKEIIESLIVIEQIPPKIKDHGMIVKKP; encoded by the coding sequence ATGAAAAAATACAAAAAAATTGTTAGTCTAATACCTCTTAATCAAAGAAGATTTAAGTTTCTCTATATTTTTAGCTTACTATTAATATTTTGTTTGTTTGGTAGATTAGTTAAATTGCAAGTCTTTAACGCCTCTGATTTGCAAAGGAAAGCTAGATTAATACAGTCCTCTAAAACTAACTCCTTAAAAAAAAGGAGATCAATTGTTGATAGAAATAATAGACTAATTGCTTATGATAAACCGCTCTATAAATTATGGGCTCATCCAAAATATTTTAATTTTCCTGGGGATTCAATCAACAGACTTCGCAGTATTGAAGAAGTTATAGAAAAATTGTCACCTATCTTAGATATTAATTATGAAATACTCCTTGGGAAATTTAATAATAAAATGATTGGCATCAAGCTTTTGGATAAAATTTCCGAAGAAAAGGCAGAAAAGATTAAGAACCTGCAAATAAGCGGACTTGATTTGTTTAAATATTCGCAGAGATATTATCCACAAGGTGATATTTATTCTAATCTTGTCGGTTTTGTTAATGATGAGAATATAGCTTCTGCAGGTTTAGAGCTTCATTTAGATAATCAAATTAAGGTTTTTAATAAAAGTAATTTAATAAAAAGAGGAGGAGATGGAACTCCTTTACCGGATAATTCAGCTCCAGGTGATTTTATTTCTGATTACAAAAGTTTAGGGTTAACCATAGATTCAAAATTACAGAAAGCGTCATTTAATGCATTATCAAAGCAAGTAAGGAAATGGAATGCAAAGAAGGGATTTGCGATAGTTATGGATGTTAATAATGGACGGATTCTTTCATTGGTTTCAGTCCCGTCATATGATCCAAATAAATTTTGGCAGTATGATTCTGAACTCTTTAGGGGTTGGTATTCTCAAGATTTATTTGAGCCTGGTTCAACTTTTAAACCTATTAATCTTGCCTTAGCTTTAGAAGAAAAAGTAATCCAGAAAGATGGAGTAGTTGAAGATATTGGAAAGATTAATGTTGGAGGATGGACACTTTCTAATTGGGATAAAAAAGGTAATGGATACATCGACTATCCAAAAGTATTGCAGGTTTCAAGTAATGTTGGGATGGTAAAAATAATGCAAAATTTAGAACCCACAATTTATTGGGATTTGTTAAAAAATTTAGGTATAAATCAAAATTTAGAGACTGATTTATTTGAATCAACTGCTGGCCAACTAAAGAGAAAAGATTTATTTGTAAATCAATTAATTGAGCCTGCTGTAACTTCTTTTGGTAAAGGTTTCTCAATCTCCCCACTTAAATTGGTACAACTTCATGCGGCGTTAGCAAATGGGGGTTTTGAAGTCACTCCACATGTAACCTCAACTTTCAAAGAAAGATTTAATAAAAATCCAAAAAAACAATTCTTTTCACACGAGGTTTCTAAAACTGTTCTTGAATGGATGGAGAGCGTAGTTGATAAAGGTAGTGGATCTGGAGCAAAAATTGAAGGTTACAGGATAGCAGGGAAAACAGGCACGTCTCAAAAAGCCTTAAATGGTTCGTATACAAGTAAAAAAGTTTGTAGTTTTGTCGCAACCTTACCAGTTAATGATCCAAAATATACTGTCCTTGTAGTCGTTGATGAGCCATCTAAATCATATGCATATGGTTCAACCGTTGCAGTACCAGTTGCAAAAGAAATTATCGAGAGTTTGATAGTAATTGAACAAATACCTCCTAAGATTAAAGATCACGGAATGATTGTTAAAAAACCATAA
- the tal gene encoding transaldolase, which translates to MKSILEQLSSMTVVVADTGDLESIKKFKPRDATTNPSLILAAAKNPDYVKIIDKALESSENNLPQGFSEIELIKETVDQVSVFFGKEILKIISGRVSTEVDARLSFDTEATVEKARKLIHLYKNFGIEKERILIKIASTWEGIKAAEILEKEGIKCNLTLLFNFCQAVACANAEITLISPFVGRILDWHKAKTGKTSFVGAEDPGVISVTQIYKYFKEKGFKTEVMGASFRNLDEIKELAGCDLLTIAPKFLEELKKEKGELIRKLDVSSQINNSIDYQFEEKDFRLSMLEDQMASEKLSEGITGFSKAIEELEELLLRRYSEIKNHKLISAS; encoded by the coding sequence ATGAAATCAATTTTAGAACAATTGTCCTCAATGACCGTTGTTGTTGCTGATACTGGAGATTTAGAATCGATAAAAAAATTTAAACCAAGGGACGCAACCACCAACCCATCGCTAATACTTGCGGCTGCTAAGAATCCTGATTATGTGAAAATAATTGATAAAGCTTTAGAAAGTTCAGAAAATAACTTGCCTCAAGGATTCTCTGAAATTGAATTAATTAAAGAAACTGTTGATCAAGTTTCTGTATTTTTTGGAAAAGAAATTTTGAAAATTATTTCTGGGCGAGTATCTACAGAAGTTGATGCAAGACTGAGCTTTGATACTGAAGCTACGGTAGAAAAAGCGAGAAAATTGATCCATCTTTACAAAAATTTTGGAATTGAAAAGGAGAGAATTTTGATTAAGATTGCCTCAACTTGGGAGGGAATTAAGGCAGCTGAAATTTTGGAAAAAGAGGGTATTAAGTGCAACTTAACTTTGCTTTTTAACTTCTGCCAAGCTGTAGCTTGTGCCAATGCAGAGATAACTCTAATTTCTCCGTTCGTTGGCCGTATATTGGATTGGCATAAAGCAAAAACTGGTAAAACTAGTTTTGTTGGTGCTGAAGACCCTGGTGTTATTTCAGTTACACAAATTTACAAGTATTTTAAAGAAAAGGGATTCAAGACAGAAGTAATGGGGGCAAGTTTTAGGAATCTTGATGAAATAAAAGAATTAGCTGGTTGCGATCTTTTGACAATCGCACCAAAATTTCTTGAGGAACTAAAAAAAGAAAAAGGAGAGTTAATTAGAAAATTAGATGTAAGTAGCCAAATAAATAATTCTATTGACTACCAATTTGAAGAAAAAGATTTCAGATTAAGTATGTTAGAAGATCAAATGGCGAGTGAGAAGCTTAGTGAAGGTATCACTGGATTTAGCAAGGCTATAGAAGAATTAGAAGAGCTGCTTCTTAGGAGATATTCAGAAATTAAAAATCATAAATTAATTTCTGCTAGCTAA
- a CDS encoding NAD(P)/FAD-dependent oxidoreductase, with translation MKGFDVVIIGGGLSGSSTALNLSKKGYSVLIIEKEKFQHHCPCAGGMASSMQRFLPLDIEDSIESKIKNVEFRWKAADNVTADLTGESPFWIIKREKLDQLLLEESLSNGAQIMRLLLIEKIIKKNDKWEITCKNKIKYTSEFLVVADGSQSKWAGYFNLGPRKPKFANTISLRLKGLGDIPRDAVRFEFGFIKYGFAWAFPLRESLNIGLGTFINNSLLENQAINKQVLRSFGFDDFPYKTTTKKLRIWNGFYSINGDKVLAVGDAASLCDPFLAEGIRPSLISSFYAAEFIDQCLSGKVDDLNLYTKKINNIWGKSMAWGRRIAQVFYRFPRTGYQLGIKRKTAPKRIAQILSGEMSYEDIAKRVIRRLLTKSET, from the coding sequence TTGAAAGGATTTGACGTTGTAATAATTGGTGGAGGTTTATCAGGATCCTCTACCGCTCTTAATCTATCAAAGAAAGGATATTCTGTTTTAATTATTGAAAAAGAAAAATTCCAACATCACTGCCCATGTGCAGGAGGGATGGCATCTTCAATGCAAAGATTTCTTCCTTTAGATATAGAAGATTCCATAGAATCAAAAATCAAGAATGTGGAATTCAGATGGAAAGCTGCAGATAATGTGACTGCTGATCTGACTGGTGAATCCCCATTTTGGATTATCAAAAGAGAGAAACTTGATCAATTATTACTTGAAGAGTCCTTGAGTAATGGAGCTCAAATTATGAGACTATTATTAATAGAAAAAATCATAAAAAAAAATGATAAATGGGAAATTACTTGTAAAAACAAAATAAAATACACTTCAGAATTTCTTGTTGTTGCAGATGGTTCCCAATCCAAATGGGCAGGATATTTCAATTTAGGGCCAAGAAAACCTAAATTTGCCAACACAATCTCATTAAGATTGAAAGGGTTGGGGGATATACCGAGAGATGCAGTTAGATTTGAGTTTGGATTTATAAAATATGGTTTTGCATGGGCATTCCCCCTTAGAGAAAGCTTAAATATTGGTTTAGGTACTTTTATAAATAATAGTCTCTTAGAAAATCAGGCTATAAATAAACAAGTGCTCAGAAGCTTCGGTTTTGATGATTTTCCTTATAAAACAACTACCAAGAAACTAAGAATATGGAATGGCTTCTACTCAATTAATGGTGATAAAGTTTTAGCAGTTGGAGATGCAGCATCTTTATGTGATCCATTTTTAGCTGAAGGGATTAGACCATCTTTAATTAGTAGTTTTTATGCCGCAGAATTCATAGATCAGTGCCTATCAGGGAAAGTAGATGATTTAAATCTTTATACGAAAAAAATTAACAACATTTGGGGGAAATCAATGGCTTGGGGGAGGAGAATAGCCCAGGTATTTTATAGATTTCCCAGAACTGGATATCAATTAGGTATCAAGAGAAAAACAGCACCTAAACGTATTGCCCAAATATTATCAGGAGAAATGAGTTATGAAGATATTGCAAAAAGGGTTATCAGAAGACTTCTAACAAAAAGTGAGACTTAA
- the frr gene encoding ribosome recycling factor: MKEQEIQENMNKSIEATQRNFNTIRTGRANASLLDRVSVEYYGAETPIKSLATISTVDSQTISIQPFDISCLQAIEKSISMSDLGITPNNDGKVIRINVPPLTEERRKEFCKLASKYAEEGKVALRNIRRDAVDKEKKEEKDGLISIDESRDNQSKIQKITDKYIALIDTKLSEKEKEILKV, translated from the coding sequence CGCAAAGAAACTTTAATACAATTAGGACAGGTAGAGCTAATGCTTCATTGTTAGACAGAGTAAGTGTTGAGTACTATGGGGCAGAAACACCAATCAAATCACTTGCCACAATAAGCACTGTTGATTCACAAACAATTTCAATACAACCGTTTGATATTTCATGTTTACAAGCCATAGAGAAATCTATTTCTATGAGTGATTTAGGTATTACTCCAAATAATGATGGGAAAGTAATAAGAATAAATGTTCCTCCTTTAACAGAAGAGAGAAGAAAAGAATTTTGCAAATTAGCCTCTAAATATGCAGAGGAAGGGAAAGTAGCTTTGAGAAATATTAGAAGAGATGCTGTTGATAAAGAAAAAAAAGAAGAAAAAGATGGTCTTATTTCTATTGACGAATCGAGAGATAATCAATCTAAAATTCAGAAAATTACTGATAAATATATTGCTTTAATAGATACTAAATTGTCTGAAAAAGAGAAGGAAATTCTAAAAGTTTGA